The Xylocopa sonorina isolate GNS202 chromosome 5, iyXylSono1_principal, whole genome shotgun sequence genome segment TTCGCTTTGTCGTCCATGTTCGTCCAATTGACAACAGCGGATGAGAAAGTTCAAATATCAAAGTTGCTTCGAGGTAGCTAGTCCAACACTGTTGAGCTCCGAGCggaacttttttcttttatagTCTGACTACACGATACGCCGTACCTGAGAGCACTCCAGCGCCCTCTGGCCAGCCGGCAGGAACGCTAGATGGTATTACCTACAAAAAGTAAAAGAAACGTCACACGGAATAAATGTTAGAGGAAATTTGTCGACCAATTCTACGCTTCAACGATCATCACGGCACGAGTTAAtaatttataaacatttaataCGCGATTATACGGCCTAGTCAAGATCTCGATGTCGAGACAGGATTGGCGTGCACGGGAAACAGATGAAAACTGGGTCCCAGCAACGAAGATGACGAAGTTATCAACTATTTTCGTATCGAAAACTAACGTACTTTTTCAGATTCCTTGAGAACTAATTACACGAAGATGGTTCTACTCGGAGCAATTTTTTACGCGCGTTCTGCGACGACGACTTTTTCTAACTTCTAACTATCGAGAGAGCGTAGTAATGGCGGTCATACGTCGAATTGCCTTACTACGTTTGCTGTAGTCGTTGGAGTATTGTCGGCATAAGGTTTCTTGCCCTGTTGCCAGGCGTTGTTCAGTTATCACTGCACGTTATGTGTGCGTGCGTAGTTCATTGGCAGTACTTATGATGCACATGCGCTTTGCAATTCTCTGATCGGCAGCGTACGTATCATAGAAGCATACGCGATGTAAGCAAACCTATCTACCACGAGCTACAGCGTTACGATGACCGTTACGAGACGAACTTGCGCTTAGAGCGATTTGAAAACGAATTGCGACGCGCGTAGCGTGGCTTCCGTTAGGCTGACACAAAATGGTGGCCCAGAAGCGGCTCAATATCAACGCATGCCATAGAAGGCTTTCCTAAAGAGTCCATTAAATATTCTAACAGAATAAGTACAAGTTCGTATTGAAAGCTTTTCCTACAACTAAGTCGATACTGTAAATCCCTTAATAATAAACTATATCCCTGTTCGTATATATCTAACAGATTCTAAGCTCTCGTTTGGAGTTGGCATTATACTTCTCGCAGCTTTGAAGGTTGAAAAGCGATTAACTAAATATAGCTGAGTAGCGTAACGATATTTTTGGTGCGTTCTAATTCGAAGGTATAGCAAGAATTGCTTAGCGTGAATAGCGTTGTTCGTTGAAAGAAATTTTGGCCCTGAAAAGGGCCGATTTAAGAAGGCTGAAGACCTAATAATTAAGCTCTCTCCCCACGGATACGACGAGCGAGTTGGATGTCCTTAGGCATGATCGTGACGCGCTTCGCATGGATAGCGCACAAGTTGGTATCTTCGAAGAGACCAACCAGGTACGCCTCGCTCGCCTCCTGCAGAGCCATAACGGCGGAACTCTGGAATCTCAGGTCGGTCTTGAAGTCCTGAGCGATCTCACGAACCAGACGTTGGAACGGCAACTTTCTGATAAGCAGTTCCGTGCTCTTTTGGTATCGTCGGATCTCACGGAGGGCCACGGTTCCAGGCCTGTAACGATGAGGCTTCTTCACACCGCCGGTAGCCGGGGCACTCTTGCGAGCTGCCTTCGTCGCCAGTTGCTTGCGCGGAGCTTTTCCACCGGTCGATTTGCGCGCTGTCTGCTTCGTACGAGCCATGTCGTTCGATAGATGCGTGGTTTCGTGCCAACAATAAGCGAATATTCTACCGCGGAGGAATAAGCCTCTTTATATCTGTAACCAACGCCAGTATCCGTTCTCCGATTGGCCAGCGCCCAGAGGGGGGGATAGAAATCGACGTCGCGCATTGGCTCGAAAGATTGGGGGGGAGAACCTTTCATCCGCCGAGTATATAACGCACGGCTGTCCCTTAAAAATCACATTCACCAGTTTCCGACTATCTGGCACTCGAGTTGAACACAtcttgttaatcgaaaatgactGGCCGTGGAAAAGGTGGAAAGGGTTTGGGAAAAGGAGGAGCGAAGCGGCACAGGAAGGTTTTGCGTGATAACATCCAAGGTATCACGAAACCAGCCATCCGTCGGCTTGCTCGTCGCGGTGGCGTCAAGCGTATTTCCGGCTTGATCTACGAGGAGACCCGTGGCGTCCTCAAGGTCTTCCTTGAGAACGTTATCCGCGATGCTGTTACCTACACCGAGCACGCAAAGAGGAAAACCGTCACGGCTATGGACGTTGTGTACGCCCTGAAGAGACAGGGTAGAACCCTCTACGGTTTCGGCGGTTAATTTTGTTAGTTCTTGCGACCAATACAAACGGCCCTTTTCAGGGCCATCAAATATTTTTAACAAGGAAACTCGCTATTTCGACTACCAGAACTCATTCCTAAGTGTTATCAATTCCCTTTTACATTGTATTAATCTATGTTATAAAATGAAATTCACTTTACAAGAAATATATTTCATATCTTCGAAGTATTCACTCTGCGTCGTTGCACAGAGATAACGAAATAAGATAGAAGTAGGGGAATAAACatacaattatttattaaatataacaaaaattgttattgttactttaaAAAATATAGTTGTTAAAAATTCTGTCCTATTTTCGTTCATCCAGCATAGTACACGTCACTCGTTTCATTCGATCGTTCTATGTAACGTTACAAGTATGCACCATTTCTATCAGTGACGTGGTCGTTTTAGAGCCTCTTCAAACGTGAGAGCAAGAATGTGTGAAACGAGTTTCCCGTACCTCCAACACGACGGTTGAAACTGAAACGCCTTCCATCGTTGTGGAAGTTTTGTCTTATGCCTAGGACCGAGTAAAAGCCTCTTGCAAGTCACTCTTAGCGAATGAAATTTGCACCTAAACGCGATGCATTTCGTTTTCCAAGTACTCGATGAGGTACGTCATGGAAAAGTAATCTCTAACGCTGAATAAGATCCATACATCTGTACACGATTAGTCATATTTTCTTTAGTATATATCGTCGCAGATAAGAGTTATACGATAAAATAGATAAAAGTTACAACGATACGCTCAATTTCTCAAGTTGAATGTGTGAAACGACGCATTTTCGGAGCAAGTATATCGTCAAGCTGAAAAGAAGCGATTCATTAAATAAATCCAACCGTACCCAACCTCGATTGCTGGTTGCCAAAAAATAATAAACCAAAAGGATTTTATAAACGCAATTAAACATTCGATGGAtcgtattattatttatttatacgcGTAAATTCTTTCCCTATTATAGTATAAGAATACGGCAGATGGCAAACAGACCACATGGCCGCAGCAGATGTAGACTGGAGCGCGCCAATCGGAAGCCGCGAAGCGTAACGCGCTCTCTGATTGGTCGAGCGCTTGGTACCGCTGGCGGGTATAAAAATGGTGCACGGCCGCCATCGAGCATCACTCTACGTTCGGTAGTGAACGTGGATTCGTCGTTGTTTACTTTGCACGAGTAATTCGAACAGCTGAGGGACGATGTCTGGACGTGGCAAAGGTGGCAAAATAAAGGGGAAGGCAAAGTCCCGCTCGAACAGAGCAGGCCTGCAGTTTCCCGTTGGTCGTATCCATAGACTGCTTCGCAAAGGTAACTACGCAGAGCGCGTTGGTGCTGGCGCGCCTGTTTACCTGGCAGCTGTTATGGAATACCTGGCCGCTGAGGTGTTGGAGTTGGCTGGCAACGCGGCCCGTGACAACAAGAAGACCAGGATCATCCCGCGGCACTTGCAATTGGCCATCAGGAACGACGAGGAGTTGAACAAGCTTCTATCCGGTGTGACCATCGCGCAAGGCGGCGTTCTGCCTAACATTCAGGCGGTTCTGCTGCCCAAGAAGACCGAGAAGAAGGCATAAAATGGTTTCCAGCCTTTTCAACGATAAATCGGCCCTTTTTAGGGCCAACAATCTCTTTTAACGAAGAACAATTTCGAATTTAACTGAATGATATATTTTTAAACATTGGCTAGTAGACGATATAACAGAAATGGGGGTATAGAAGAATTTAGATAGTCGTGTTACGTGTCTTGATATCTTTTATAGAAAATTAACGTTCAGAATTTAGAGGATAATTATAACAATTTTACTAAATGAAAATCGAGGGTGCTGTGACTTCACAGTGTCTGTATGTGAGCCATTCTTGTCGCTCAAGAGACCCAATATACCCTGCACCCTGGCCCAGGTCAGAGATTT includes the following:
- the LOC143423462 gene encoding histone H3, coding for MARTKQTARKSTGGKAPRKQLATKAARKSAPATGGVKKPHRYRPGTVALREIRRYQKSTELLIRKLPFQRLVREIAQDFKTDLRFQSSAVMALQEASEAYLVGLFEDTNLCAIHAKRVTIMPKDIQLARRIRGERA
- the LOC143423587 gene encoding histone H4, translated to MTGRGKGGKGLGKGGAKRHRKVLRDNIQGITKPAIRRLARRGGVKRISGLIYEETRGVLKVFLENVIRDAVTYTEHAKRKTVTAMDVVYALKRQGRTLYGFGG
- the LOC143423523 gene encoding histone H2A-like, which gives rise to MSGRGKGGKIKGKAKSRSNRAGLQFPVGRIHRLLRKGNYAERVGAGAPVYLAAVMEYLAAEVLELAGNAARDNKKTRIIPRHLQLAIRNDEELNKLLSGVTIAQGGVLPNIQAVLLPKKTEKKA